A portion of the Echeneis naucrates chromosome 5, fEcheNa1.1, whole genome shotgun sequence genome contains these proteins:
- the arhgef25b gene encoding rho guanine nucleotide exchange factor 25 isoform X3 → MRGGHHQQGCGCQHLFRKLLSKCGCCFVRARAESYSMAGSDGSITPSVGSVPHQASGSSSPCSHSSSGGSRHPVSALKKWLTNPIRKLSIDARGGVAGKVERQMCRSDGKQPPLLLSHSETERPLEPHGNNSVLPSGDTVWKDSPSSPAASSPTQPPCWSQLSDILQDRDTQSLSQKSSTNTFQGEDSCTVTDDSGSHWSATVDSEDERNLALEKSIYVLTELIETERLYVEDLGLIVQGYMVTMTNQGIPEDMKGKDRIVFGNIHQIYDWHKDYFLAELEKCVGDPDSLAQLFIKHERRLHMYVVYCQNKPKSEHIVSEYIETYFENLRQQLGHRLQLNDLLIKPVQRIMKYQLLLKDFLKYYSKAGRDVVELQRAVDVMCFVPKRCNDMMNVGRLQGFEGKITAQGKLLQQDTFYVSEQESGFPSRARERRVFLFEQLVIFSEPIDKKKGFALPGYTFKSSIKVSCLGVEEPSEEDPCCLVLTSRGTDSSVTRFIMQALSPEIQLAWLNDVVQILETQRNFLNALQSPIEYQRRESKSNSLGRNMTSPTVSTSGLRPHSSASMDRRQQHSLLSYNSSLPSLHPPRHSPALKVLSLGTEVRHDCGTSNGVTPCSQHRV, encoded by the exons ATGAGAGGGGGTCACCACCAGCAAGGGTGTGGGTGTCAGCACCTGTTTAGGAAACTGCTCAGCAAATGTGGCTGCTGCTTTGTCCGAGCCAGAG CAGAATCTTACTCCATGGCTGGCAGTGATGGTAGTATCACCCCATCTGTGGGCTCTGTGCCCCACCAGGCCTCAGGGAGCTCCAGCCCCTGCTCACACTCCTCATCTGGAGGATCAAGGCACCCTGTCAGTGCCCTGAAGAAATGGCTCACCAATCCCATCCGCAAACTAAGCATCGATGCCAGAGGAGGAGTAGCAGGAAAAGTCGAGAGGCAGATGTGCAGGTCAGACGGGAAGCAGCCCCCATTGCTTCTTTCCCACAGTGAAACTGAAAGGCCCCTGGAACCACATGGTAACAATAGTGTCCTCCCCTCTGGAGACACG GTTTGGAAAGACAGTCCATCAAGTCCTGCTGCGTCTTCTCCCACACAGCCACCCTGTTGGAGCCAGTTATCTGACATCCTGCAAGACCGAGACACACAGAGTCTA agtCAAAAGTCCAGCACCAACACTTTCCAAGGGGAAGACAGCTGTACTGTGACTGATGACTCAGGTAGTCATTGGTCGGCCACTGTGGACAGCGAAGACGAGAGAAACCTCGCCTTAGAGAAGAGCAT ATATGTGCTGACAGAACTCATAGAGACAGAAAGGTTGTACGTGGAAGATCTTGGACTCATAGTGCAG GGCTACATGGTCACCATGACTAATCAGGGGATCCCAGAGGACATGAAGGGGAAGGACAGGATTGTGTTTGGAAACATCCACCAGATCTATGATTGGCATAAGGA CTATTTCCTGGCAGAGTTAGAGAAATGTGTGGGTGATCCAGACAGCCTCGCGCAGCTCTTCATAAAACAT GAACGGCGTCTTCACATGTATGTGGTTTACTGTCAGAACAAACCCAAGTCAGAGCACATTGTCTCTGAGTACATTGAAACATACTTTGAG AATCTCAGGCAGCAGTTGGGTCACAGGCTGCAGCTCAATGACCTGCTCATCAAACCTGTTCAGAGGATCATGAAGTATCAGCTCCTGCTGAAG GACTTTCTGAAGTACTACAGCAAAGCAGGACGGGACGTCGTAGAGCTGCAG AGGGCCGTGGACGTGATGTGCTTTGTGCCAAAGCGCTGTAATGATATGATGAATGTCGGCAGGCTCCAAGGTTTTGAG GGTAAAATCACAGCTCAGGGAAAGCTGCTCCAGCAAGATACATTTTATGTCAGCGAGCAGGAAAGTGGCTTCCCTTccagagcaagagagaggcGAGTCTTCCTGTTTGAGCAGCTGGTCATCTTCAGTGAGCCAATTGATAAGAAAAAAGGCTTCGCATTGCCAGGGTACACTTTTAAAAGCAGCATCAAG GTGAGCTGTCTGGGTGTGGAGGAGCCCTCTGAGGAAGACCCATGCTGTCTGGTCCTGACCTCCCGGGGGACTGACAGCAGTGTGACACGCTTCATCATGCAGGCATTATCTCCAGAAATTCAGCTGGCCTGGCTCAATGATGTGGTCCAGATCTTGGAGACTCAGAGGAACTTCCTTAATG CCCTTCAGTCTCCAATAGAGTACCAACGCAGGGAGAGCAAGTCAAACAGTCTGGGAAGGAACATGACGTCTCCAACTGTGTCAACATCTGGTCTGCGACCTCACTCCTCGGCATCCATGGACAGACGTCAGCAGCACAGCCTGTTGTCCTACAACTCCTCCCTGccctctctccatccacccAGACACAGCCCTGCCTTGAAGGTG CTCAGTTTGGGCACAGAGGTGAGACATGACTGTGGGACGTCCAACGGTGTGACACCCTGCAGTCAGCACAG ggTGTGA
- the arhgef25b gene encoding rho guanine nucleotide exchange factor 25 isoform X1: MRGGHHQQGCGCQHLFRKLLSKCGCCFVRARAESYSMAGSDGSITPSVGSVPHQASGSSSPCSHSSSGGSRHPVSALKKWLTNPIRKLSIDARGGVAGKVERQMCRSDGKQPPLLLSHSETERPLEPHGNNSVLPSGDTVWKDSPSSPAASSPTQPPCWSQLSDILQDRDTQSLSQKSSTNTFQGEDSCTVTDDSGSHWSATVDSEDERNLALEKSIYVLTELIETERLYVEDLGLIVQGYMVTMTNQGIPEDMKGKDRIVFGNIHQIYDWHKDYFLAELEKCVGDPDSLAQLFIKHERRLHMYVVYCQNKPKSEHIVSEYIETYFENLRQQLGHRLQLNDLLIKPVQRIMKYQLLLKDFLKYYSKAGRDVVELQRAVDVMCFVPKRCNDMMNVGRLQGFEGKITAQGKLLQQDTFYVSEQESGFPSRARERRVFLFEQLVIFSEPIDKKKGFALPGYTFKSSIKVSCLGVEEPSEEDPCCLVLTSRGTDSSVTRFIMQALSPEIQLAWLNDVVQILETQRNFLNALQSPIEYQRRESKSNSLGRNMTSPTVSTSGLRPHSSASMDRRQQHSLLSYNSSLPSLHPPRHSPALKVVSNPLTPQAAHLPLSSHPQLSLGTEVRHDCGTSNGVTPCSQHRV, encoded by the exons ATGAGAGGGGGTCACCACCAGCAAGGGTGTGGGTGTCAGCACCTGTTTAGGAAACTGCTCAGCAAATGTGGCTGCTGCTTTGTCCGAGCCAGAG CAGAATCTTACTCCATGGCTGGCAGTGATGGTAGTATCACCCCATCTGTGGGCTCTGTGCCCCACCAGGCCTCAGGGAGCTCCAGCCCCTGCTCACACTCCTCATCTGGAGGATCAAGGCACCCTGTCAGTGCCCTGAAGAAATGGCTCACCAATCCCATCCGCAAACTAAGCATCGATGCCAGAGGAGGAGTAGCAGGAAAAGTCGAGAGGCAGATGTGCAGGTCAGACGGGAAGCAGCCCCCATTGCTTCTTTCCCACAGTGAAACTGAAAGGCCCCTGGAACCACATGGTAACAATAGTGTCCTCCCCTCTGGAGACACG GTTTGGAAAGACAGTCCATCAAGTCCTGCTGCGTCTTCTCCCACACAGCCACCCTGTTGGAGCCAGTTATCTGACATCCTGCAAGACCGAGACACACAGAGTCTA agtCAAAAGTCCAGCACCAACACTTTCCAAGGGGAAGACAGCTGTACTGTGACTGATGACTCAGGTAGTCATTGGTCGGCCACTGTGGACAGCGAAGACGAGAGAAACCTCGCCTTAGAGAAGAGCAT ATATGTGCTGACAGAACTCATAGAGACAGAAAGGTTGTACGTGGAAGATCTTGGACTCATAGTGCAG GGCTACATGGTCACCATGACTAATCAGGGGATCCCAGAGGACATGAAGGGGAAGGACAGGATTGTGTTTGGAAACATCCACCAGATCTATGATTGGCATAAGGA CTATTTCCTGGCAGAGTTAGAGAAATGTGTGGGTGATCCAGACAGCCTCGCGCAGCTCTTCATAAAACAT GAACGGCGTCTTCACATGTATGTGGTTTACTGTCAGAACAAACCCAAGTCAGAGCACATTGTCTCTGAGTACATTGAAACATACTTTGAG AATCTCAGGCAGCAGTTGGGTCACAGGCTGCAGCTCAATGACCTGCTCATCAAACCTGTTCAGAGGATCATGAAGTATCAGCTCCTGCTGAAG GACTTTCTGAAGTACTACAGCAAAGCAGGACGGGACGTCGTAGAGCTGCAG AGGGCCGTGGACGTGATGTGCTTTGTGCCAAAGCGCTGTAATGATATGATGAATGTCGGCAGGCTCCAAGGTTTTGAG GGTAAAATCACAGCTCAGGGAAAGCTGCTCCAGCAAGATACATTTTATGTCAGCGAGCAGGAAAGTGGCTTCCCTTccagagcaagagagaggcGAGTCTTCCTGTTTGAGCAGCTGGTCATCTTCAGTGAGCCAATTGATAAGAAAAAAGGCTTCGCATTGCCAGGGTACACTTTTAAAAGCAGCATCAAG GTGAGCTGTCTGGGTGTGGAGGAGCCCTCTGAGGAAGACCCATGCTGTCTGGTCCTGACCTCCCGGGGGACTGACAGCAGTGTGACACGCTTCATCATGCAGGCATTATCTCCAGAAATTCAGCTGGCCTGGCTCAATGATGTGGTCCAGATCTTGGAGACTCAGAGGAACTTCCTTAATG CCCTTCAGTCTCCAATAGAGTACCAACGCAGGGAGAGCAAGTCAAACAGTCTGGGAAGGAACATGACGTCTCCAACTGTGTCAACATCTGGTCTGCGACCTCACTCCTCGGCATCCATGGACAGACGTCAGCAGCACAGCCTGTTGTCCTACAACTCCTCCCTGccctctctccatccacccAGACACAGCCCTGCCTTGAAGGTG GTTTCTAACCCTCTGACTCCACAAGCGGCTCATTTGCctctttcctcccaccctcAGCTCAGTTTGGGCACAGAGGTGAGACATGACTGTGGGACGTCCAACGGTGTGACACCCTGCAGTCAGCACAG ggTGTGA
- the arhgef25b gene encoding rho guanine nucleotide exchange factor 25 isoform X5 codes for MAGSDGSITPSVGSVPHQASGSSSPCSHSSSGGSRHPVSALKKWLTNPIRKLSIDARGGVAGKVERQMCRSDGKQPPLLLSHSETERPLEPHGNNSVLPSGDTVWKDSPSSPAASSPTQPPCWSQLSDILQDRDTQSLSQKSSTNTFQGEDSCTVTDDSGSHWSATVDSEDERNLALEKSIYVLTELIETERLYVEDLGLIVQGYMVTMTNQGIPEDMKGKDRIVFGNIHQIYDWHKDYFLAELEKCVGDPDSLAQLFIKHERRLHMYVVYCQNKPKSEHIVSEYIETYFENLRQQLGHRLQLNDLLIKPVQRIMKYQLLLKDFLKYYSKAGRDVVELQRAVDVMCFVPKRCNDMMNVGRLQGFEGKITAQGKLLQQDTFYVSEQESGFPSRARERRVFLFEQLVIFSEPIDKKKGFALPGYTFKSSIKVSCLGVEEPSEEDPCCLVLTSRGTDSSVTRFIMQALSPEIQLAWLNDVVQILETQRNFLNALQSPIEYQRRESKSNSLGRNMTSPTVSTSGLRPHSSASMDRRQQHSLLSYNSSLPSLHPPRHSPALKVVSNPLTPQAAHLPLSSHPQLSLGTEVRHDCGTSNGVTPCSQHRV; via the exons ATGGCTGGCAGTGATGGTAGTATCACCCCATCTGTGGGCTCTGTGCCCCACCAGGCCTCAGGGAGCTCCAGCCCCTGCTCACACTCCTCATCTGGAGGATCAAGGCACCCTGTCAGTGCCCTGAAGAAATGGCTCACCAATCCCATCCGCAAACTAAGCATCGATGCCAGAGGAGGAGTAGCAGGAAAAGTCGAGAGGCAGATGTGCAGGTCAGACGGGAAGCAGCCCCCATTGCTTCTTTCCCACAGTGAAACTGAAAGGCCCCTGGAACCACATGGTAACAATAGTGTCCTCCCCTCTGGAGACACG GTTTGGAAAGACAGTCCATCAAGTCCTGCTGCGTCTTCTCCCACACAGCCACCCTGTTGGAGCCAGTTATCTGACATCCTGCAAGACCGAGACACACAGAGTCTA agtCAAAAGTCCAGCACCAACACTTTCCAAGGGGAAGACAGCTGTACTGTGACTGATGACTCAGGTAGTCATTGGTCGGCCACTGTGGACAGCGAAGACGAGAGAAACCTCGCCTTAGAGAAGAGCAT ATATGTGCTGACAGAACTCATAGAGACAGAAAGGTTGTACGTGGAAGATCTTGGACTCATAGTGCAG GGCTACATGGTCACCATGACTAATCAGGGGATCCCAGAGGACATGAAGGGGAAGGACAGGATTGTGTTTGGAAACATCCACCAGATCTATGATTGGCATAAGGA CTATTTCCTGGCAGAGTTAGAGAAATGTGTGGGTGATCCAGACAGCCTCGCGCAGCTCTTCATAAAACAT GAACGGCGTCTTCACATGTATGTGGTTTACTGTCAGAACAAACCCAAGTCAGAGCACATTGTCTCTGAGTACATTGAAACATACTTTGAG AATCTCAGGCAGCAGTTGGGTCACAGGCTGCAGCTCAATGACCTGCTCATCAAACCTGTTCAGAGGATCATGAAGTATCAGCTCCTGCTGAAG GACTTTCTGAAGTACTACAGCAAAGCAGGACGGGACGTCGTAGAGCTGCAG AGGGCCGTGGACGTGATGTGCTTTGTGCCAAAGCGCTGTAATGATATGATGAATGTCGGCAGGCTCCAAGGTTTTGAG GGTAAAATCACAGCTCAGGGAAAGCTGCTCCAGCAAGATACATTTTATGTCAGCGAGCAGGAAAGTGGCTTCCCTTccagagcaagagagaggcGAGTCTTCCTGTTTGAGCAGCTGGTCATCTTCAGTGAGCCAATTGATAAGAAAAAAGGCTTCGCATTGCCAGGGTACACTTTTAAAAGCAGCATCAAG GTGAGCTGTCTGGGTGTGGAGGAGCCCTCTGAGGAAGACCCATGCTGTCTGGTCCTGACCTCCCGGGGGACTGACAGCAGTGTGACACGCTTCATCATGCAGGCATTATCTCCAGAAATTCAGCTGGCCTGGCTCAATGATGTGGTCCAGATCTTGGAGACTCAGAGGAACTTCCTTAATG CCCTTCAGTCTCCAATAGAGTACCAACGCAGGGAGAGCAAGTCAAACAGTCTGGGAAGGAACATGACGTCTCCAACTGTGTCAACATCTGGTCTGCGACCTCACTCCTCGGCATCCATGGACAGACGTCAGCAGCACAGCCTGTTGTCCTACAACTCCTCCCTGccctctctccatccacccAGACACAGCCCTGCCTTGAAGGTG GTTTCTAACCCTCTGACTCCACAAGCGGCTCATTTGCctctttcctcccaccctcAGCTCAGTTTGGGCACAGAGGTGAGACATGACTGTGGGACGTCCAACGGTGTGACACCCTGCAGTCAGCACAG ggTGTGA
- the arhgef25b gene encoding rho guanine nucleotide exchange factor 25 isoform X2: protein MRGGHHQQGCGCQHLFRKLLSKCGCCFVRARESYSMAGSDGSITPSVGSVPHQASGSSSPCSHSSSGGSRHPVSALKKWLTNPIRKLSIDARGGVAGKVERQMCRSDGKQPPLLLSHSETERPLEPHGNNSVLPSGDTVWKDSPSSPAASSPTQPPCWSQLSDILQDRDTQSLSQKSSTNTFQGEDSCTVTDDSGSHWSATVDSEDERNLALEKSIYVLTELIETERLYVEDLGLIVQGYMVTMTNQGIPEDMKGKDRIVFGNIHQIYDWHKDYFLAELEKCVGDPDSLAQLFIKHERRLHMYVVYCQNKPKSEHIVSEYIETYFENLRQQLGHRLQLNDLLIKPVQRIMKYQLLLKDFLKYYSKAGRDVVELQRAVDVMCFVPKRCNDMMNVGRLQGFEGKITAQGKLLQQDTFYVSEQESGFPSRARERRVFLFEQLVIFSEPIDKKKGFALPGYTFKSSIKVSCLGVEEPSEEDPCCLVLTSRGTDSSVTRFIMQALSPEIQLAWLNDVVQILETQRNFLNALQSPIEYQRRESKSNSLGRNMTSPTVSTSGLRPHSSASMDRRQQHSLLSYNSSLPSLHPPRHSPALKVVSNPLTPQAAHLPLSSHPQLSLGTEVRHDCGTSNGVTPCSQHRV, encoded by the exons ATGAGAGGGGGTCACCACCAGCAAGGGTGTGGGTGTCAGCACCTGTTTAGGAAACTGCTCAGCAAATGTGGCTGCTGCTTTGTCCGAGCCAGAG AATCTTACTCCATGGCTGGCAGTGATGGTAGTATCACCCCATCTGTGGGCTCTGTGCCCCACCAGGCCTCAGGGAGCTCCAGCCCCTGCTCACACTCCTCATCTGGAGGATCAAGGCACCCTGTCAGTGCCCTGAAGAAATGGCTCACCAATCCCATCCGCAAACTAAGCATCGATGCCAGAGGAGGAGTAGCAGGAAAAGTCGAGAGGCAGATGTGCAGGTCAGACGGGAAGCAGCCCCCATTGCTTCTTTCCCACAGTGAAACTGAAAGGCCCCTGGAACCACATGGTAACAATAGTGTCCTCCCCTCTGGAGACACG GTTTGGAAAGACAGTCCATCAAGTCCTGCTGCGTCTTCTCCCACACAGCCACCCTGTTGGAGCCAGTTATCTGACATCCTGCAAGACCGAGACACACAGAGTCTA agtCAAAAGTCCAGCACCAACACTTTCCAAGGGGAAGACAGCTGTACTGTGACTGATGACTCAGGTAGTCATTGGTCGGCCACTGTGGACAGCGAAGACGAGAGAAACCTCGCCTTAGAGAAGAGCAT ATATGTGCTGACAGAACTCATAGAGACAGAAAGGTTGTACGTGGAAGATCTTGGACTCATAGTGCAG GGCTACATGGTCACCATGACTAATCAGGGGATCCCAGAGGACATGAAGGGGAAGGACAGGATTGTGTTTGGAAACATCCACCAGATCTATGATTGGCATAAGGA CTATTTCCTGGCAGAGTTAGAGAAATGTGTGGGTGATCCAGACAGCCTCGCGCAGCTCTTCATAAAACAT GAACGGCGTCTTCACATGTATGTGGTTTACTGTCAGAACAAACCCAAGTCAGAGCACATTGTCTCTGAGTACATTGAAACATACTTTGAG AATCTCAGGCAGCAGTTGGGTCACAGGCTGCAGCTCAATGACCTGCTCATCAAACCTGTTCAGAGGATCATGAAGTATCAGCTCCTGCTGAAG GACTTTCTGAAGTACTACAGCAAAGCAGGACGGGACGTCGTAGAGCTGCAG AGGGCCGTGGACGTGATGTGCTTTGTGCCAAAGCGCTGTAATGATATGATGAATGTCGGCAGGCTCCAAGGTTTTGAG GGTAAAATCACAGCTCAGGGAAAGCTGCTCCAGCAAGATACATTTTATGTCAGCGAGCAGGAAAGTGGCTTCCCTTccagagcaagagagaggcGAGTCTTCCTGTTTGAGCAGCTGGTCATCTTCAGTGAGCCAATTGATAAGAAAAAAGGCTTCGCATTGCCAGGGTACACTTTTAAAAGCAGCATCAAG GTGAGCTGTCTGGGTGTGGAGGAGCCCTCTGAGGAAGACCCATGCTGTCTGGTCCTGACCTCCCGGGGGACTGACAGCAGTGTGACACGCTTCATCATGCAGGCATTATCTCCAGAAATTCAGCTGGCCTGGCTCAATGATGTGGTCCAGATCTTGGAGACTCAGAGGAACTTCCTTAATG CCCTTCAGTCTCCAATAGAGTACCAACGCAGGGAGAGCAAGTCAAACAGTCTGGGAAGGAACATGACGTCTCCAACTGTGTCAACATCTGGTCTGCGACCTCACTCCTCGGCATCCATGGACAGACGTCAGCAGCACAGCCTGTTGTCCTACAACTCCTCCCTGccctctctccatccacccAGACACAGCCCTGCCTTGAAGGTG GTTTCTAACCCTCTGACTCCACAAGCGGCTCATTTGCctctttcctcccaccctcAGCTCAGTTTGGGCACAGAGGTGAGACATGACTGTGGGACGTCCAACGGTGTGACACCCTGCAGTCAGCACAG ggTGTGA
- the arhgef25b gene encoding rho guanine nucleotide exchange factor 25 isoform X4, which yields MRGGHHQQGCGCQHLFRKLLSKCGCCFVRARAESYSMAGSDGSITPSVGSVPHQASGSSSPCSHSSSGGSRHPVSALKKWLTNPIRKLSIDARGGVAGKVERQMCRSDGKQPPLLLSHSETERPLEPHGNNSVLPSGDTVWKDSPSSPAASSPTQPPCWSQLSDILQDRDTQSLSQKSSTNTFQGEDSCTVTDDSGSHWSATVDSEDERNLALEKSIYVLTELIETERLYVEDLGLIVQGYMVTMTNQGIPEDMKGKDRIVFGNIHQIYDWHKDYFLAELEKCVGDPDSLAQLFIKHERRLHMYVVYCQNKPKSEHIVSEYIETYFENLRQQLGHRLQLNDLLIKPVQRIMKYQLLLKDFLKYYSKAGRDVVELQRAVDVMCFVPKRCNDMMNVGRLQGFEGKITAQGKLLQQDTFYVSEQESGFPSRARERRVFLFEQLVIFSEPIDKKKGFALPGYTFKSSIKVSCLGVEEPSEEDPCCLVLTSRGTDSSVTRFIMQALSPEIQLAWLNDVVQILETQRNFLNALQSPIEYQRRESKSNSLGRNMTSPTVSTSGLRPHSSASMDRRQQHSLLSYNSSLPSLHPPRHSPALKLSLGTEVRHDCGTSNGVTPCSQHRV from the exons ATGAGAGGGGGTCACCACCAGCAAGGGTGTGGGTGTCAGCACCTGTTTAGGAAACTGCTCAGCAAATGTGGCTGCTGCTTTGTCCGAGCCAGAG CAGAATCTTACTCCATGGCTGGCAGTGATGGTAGTATCACCCCATCTGTGGGCTCTGTGCCCCACCAGGCCTCAGGGAGCTCCAGCCCCTGCTCACACTCCTCATCTGGAGGATCAAGGCACCCTGTCAGTGCCCTGAAGAAATGGCTCACCAATCCCATCCGCAAACTAAGCATCGATGCCAGAGGAGGAGTAGCAGGAAAAGTCGAGAGGCAGATGTGCAGGTCAGACGGGAAGCAGCCCCCATTGCTTCTTTCCCACAGTGAAACTGAAAGGCCCCTGGAACCACATGGTAACAATAGTGTCCTCCCCTCTGGAGACACG GTTTGGAAAGACAGTCCATCAAGTCCTGCTGCGTCTTCTCCCACACAGCCACCCTGTTGGAGCCAGTTATCTGACATCCTGCAAGACCGAGACACACAGAGTCTA agtCAAAAGTCCAGCACCAACACTTTCCAAGGGGAAGACAGCTGTACTGTGACTGATGACTCAGGTAGTCATTGGTCGGCCACTGTGGACAGCGAAGACGAGAGAAACCTCGCCTTAGAGAAGAGCAT ATATGTGCTGACAGAACTCATAGAGACAGAAAGGTTGTACGTGGAAGATCTTGGACTCATAGTGCAG GGCTACATGGTCACCATGACTAATCAGGGGATCCCAGAGGACATGAAGGGGAAGGACAGGATTGTGTTTGGAAACATCCACCAGATCTATGATTGGCATAAGGA CTATTTCCTGGCAGAGTTAGAGAAATGTGTGGGTGATCCAGACAGCCTCGCGCAGCTCTTCATAAAACAT GAACGGCGTCTTCACATGTATGTGGTTTACTGTCAGAACAAACCCAAGTCAGAGCACATTGTCTCTGAGTACATTGAAACATACTTTGAG AATCTCAGGCAGCAGTTGGGTCACAGGCTGCAGCTCAATGACCTGCTCATCAAACCTGTTCAGAGGATCATGAAGTATCAGCTCCTGCTGAAG GACTTTCTGAAGTACTACAGCAAAGCAGGACGGGACGTCGTAGAGCTGCAG AGGGCCGTGGACGTGATGTGCTTTGTGCCAAAGCGCTGTAATGATATGATGAATGTCGGCAGGCTCCAAGGTTTTGAG GGTAAAATCACAGCTCAGGGAAAGCTGCTCCAGCAAGATACATTTTATGTCAGCGAGCAGGAAAGTGGCTTCCCTTccagagcaagagagaggcGAGTCTTCCTGTTTGAGCAGCTGGTCATCTTCAGTGAGCCAATTGATAAGAAAAAAGGCTTCGCATTGCCAGGGTACACTTTTAAAAGCAGCATCAAG GTGAGCTGTCTGGGTGTGGAGGAGCCCTCTGAGGAAGACCCATGCTGTCTGGTCCTGACCTCCCGGGGGACTGACAGCAGTGTGACACGCTTCATCATGCAGGCATTATCTCCAGAAATTCAGCTGGCCTGGCTCAATGATGTGGTCCAGATCTTGGAGACTCAGAGGAACTTCCTTAATG CCCTTCAGTCTCCAATAGAGTACCAACGCAGGGAGAGCAAGTCAAACAGTCTGGGAAGGAACATGACGTCTCCAACTGTGTCAACATCTGGTCTGCGACCTCACTCCTCGGCATCCATGGACAGACGTCAGCAGCACAGCCTGTTGTCCTACAACTCCTCCCTGccctctctccatccacccAGACACAGCCCTGCCTTGAAG CTCAGTTTGGGCACAGAGGTGAGACATGACTGTGGGACGTCCAACGGTGTGACACCCTGCAGTCAGCACAG ggTGTGA